From one Chlamydiifrater phoenicopteri genomic stretch:
- the rplP gene encoding 50S ribosomal protein L16 encodes MLMPKRMKFRKQQKGQFAGLSKGGNFVDFGEFGMQTLERGWITSRQIEACRVAINRHLKRKGKVWIRIFPDKSVSKKPAETRMGKGKGAPDHWVAVVRPGRVLFEVANVPREEAQNALRRAAAKLGIKTRFVKRVERV; translated from the coding sequence ATGTTAATGCCTAAACGAATGAAGTTCCGAAAGCAGCAAAAAGGCCAATTTGCGGGTTTAAGCAAAGGGGGGAACTTTGTTGATTTTGGGGAGTTTGGGATGCAGACCCTTGAGCGGGGTTGGATAACTAGTCGCCAGATTGAAGCTTGCAGGGTGGCTATTAACAGACATTTAAAGAGAAAAGGGAAGGTTTGGATACGTATTTTCCCGGATAAGAGTGTCTCTAAAAAACCTGCAGAAACTCGTATGGGTAAAGGGAAAGGAGCTCCTGACCATTGGGTTGCAGTTGTTCGTCCTGGTAGAGTGCTCTTTGAGGTAGCAAACGTGCCCCGAGAAGAGGCTCAGAATGCATTGAGAAGGGCTGCTGCAAAATTGGGGATCAAAACCAGGTTTGTTAAGCGGGTAGAGAGGGTTTGA
- the rpsC gene encoding 30S ribosomal protein S3, with translation MGQKGCPIGFRTGVNKSWRSLWFGNKKEFGEFLVEDVRIREFLKKKPSCQGAAGFTIRRMSEKIEVTIHTSRPGLVIGKKGTEVDLLKEELRKLTGREVWVEIAEVKRPELNAKIVADGIAKQIERRVAFRRAMKKAMQSVMDAGALGVKIQVSGRLAGAEIARSEWYKEGKVPLHTLRADIDYAISTAETTYGIIGIKVWINLGEKTSATAPVAAA, from the coding sequence ATGGGTCAGAAGGGATGTCCTATAGGATTTCGCACTGGGGTTAACAAAAGTTGGCGTTCTCTTTGGTTCGGAAACAAGAAGGAGTTTGGAGAATTTCTTGTTGAAGATGTTCGTATCCGAGAGTTTTTGAAAAAGAAACCTTCTTGTCAGGGAGCTGCGGGGTTTACGATTCGCAGAATGAGTGAAAAGATAGAGGTTACAATTCATACTTCGCGTCCAGGTTTGGTCATAGGTAAGAAAGGCACTGAGGTAGATCTTCTAAAAGAAGAGCTTAGGAAGTTGACGGGTAGAGAAGTTTGGGTTGAGATAGCTGAGGTTAAGCGTCCAGAATTAAATGCTAAGATTGTGGCTGATGGAATTGCCAAGCAGATTGAAAGACGAGTGGCTTTTCGTCGAGCGATGAAGAAGGCTATGCAATCGGTTATGGATGCGGGAGCTTTAGGCGTAAAGATCCAGGTTTCGGGGAGATTGGCGGGAGCAGAGATTGCTCGTTCAGAGTGGTACAAGGAAGGAAAGGTGCCTTTGCACACTCTAAGGGCTGATATAGATTACGCCATATCGACTGCTGAGACTACCTATGGGATTATAGGGATTAAAGTTTGGATAAATCTTGGAGAGAAAACTTCAGCGACTGCCCCCGTTGCAGCCGCATAA
- the rplV gene encoding 50S ribosomal protein L22 — protein sequence MFKATARYIRVQPRKARLVAGMIRNLSVAEAAVQLSFVQAKSGRLFKKVLDSAVANAELHDDVKRERLSVLEVRVDAGPAYKRIKSKSRGGRSPVLKRTSHLTVVVGEN from the coding sequence ATGTTTAAGGCTACGGCTCGTTATATTAGAGTGCAGCCCAGAAAGGCTAGGCTTGTTGCCGGGATGATACGGAATTTGAGTGTTGCTGAAGCGGCTGTGCAGCTTAGCTTTGTGCAAGCGAAGTCTGGGAGGCTTTTCAAGAAAGTCCTAGACAGTGCGGTGGCTAACGCTGAGCTTCATGACGATGTTAAGAGGGAAAGATTGAGTGTTTTGGAGGTTCGAGTTGATGCTGGGCCTGCGTATAAACGAATAAAGTCAAAAAGTCGTGGTGGAAGGTCTCCTGTTTTAAAGAGAACCAGCCATTTAACTGTTGTTGTCGGAGAGAACTAG
- the rpsS gene encoding 30S ribosomal protein S19, which yields MARSLRKGPFVDHHLLKKVRDMNQSEKKLPIKTWSRRSMIIPEMVGHTFEVHNGKKFLSVFVSETMVGHKLGEFAPTRMFKSHPVKKG from the coding sequence ATGGCTAGATCGTTAAGAAAAGGACCCTTTGTTGATCATCATTTGTTGAAAAAGGTTCGTGATATGAATCAAAGCGAGAAAAAGTTGCCTATTAAAACTTGGTCTCGTCGCTCCATGATTATACCAGAGATGGTGGGGCATACTTTTGAAGTGCATAACGGAAAAAAGTTTCTCTCTGTTTTTGTTTCTGAAACTATGGTGGGTCATAAGTTGGGGGAGTTTGCTCCAACGAGAATGTTTAAGAGCCACCCGGTTAAGAAGGGATAG
- the rpmC gene encoding 50S ribosomal protein L29 — MKRGVVLEELRAKSNSELDAYVGEMKRQIFSLREEVVLSNKSVKAHLFNECRKNIARALTVKQERAKGKENG, encoded by the coding sequence ATGAAGCGAGGCGTTGTTTTAGAAGAGCTGCGAGCTAAAAGCAATAGCGAATTAGATGCTTATGTGGGGGAGATGAAAAGGCAGATCTTCTCCTTAAGGGAAGAGGTTGTTCTTAGTAATAAGTCCGTCAAGGCGCACTTGTTTAACGAGTGTCGAAAGAATATTGCAAGAGCCCTAACTGTTAAACAAGAAAGAGCTAAAGGTAAGGAAAATGGCTGA
- the rplB gene encoding 50S ribosomal protein L2, with product MFKKFKPVTPGSRQLVLPRFDELTKVGDLEESASKKSLRPQKKLSVFIKKSGGRDNLGRITCRHRGGGHKRLYRIIDFKRNKDGVPAKVASVEYDPNRSAYIALLQYVDGEKRYIIAAKGMQRGDEVLSGEDSPYKVGCCMSLKKIPLGSSVHNIEMRPGGGGKLVRSAGLSAQVLAKSNGYVTLKMPSGEFRMLHEGCRATLGEVSNADHNLRNDGKAGRRRWQGVRPTVRGTAMNPVDHPHGGGEGRHNGYIPRTPWGKVTKGLKTRAKRKSNKWIVKDRRK from the coding sequence ATGTTTAAAAAGTTTAAGCCAGTCACTCCAGGGTCTAGGCAGTTGGTTCTTCCTCGGTTTGATGAATTAACTAAGGTTGGAGATTTAGAAGAATCTGCGTCTAAGAAAAGTTTAAGGCCTCAAAAGAAGTTGTCGGTTTTCATTAAAAAGAGTGGTGGAAGAGATAACTTGGGTCGCATTACTTGTCGACACAGAGGTGGAGGGCATAAGCGTCTCTATCGGATAATAGACTTTAAAAGAAATAAGGATGGGGTGCCAGCTAAGGTTGCTTCTGTAGAATATGATCCTAATAGATCTGCTTACATAGCGCTTTTACAGTATGTTGATGGGGAGAAGCGGTATATCATTGCTGCTAAGGGAATGCAGCGTGGGGATGAAGTTTTGTCTGGAGAAGACAGCCCTTATAAAGTGGGTTGCTGCATGTCCTTGAAAAAAATTCCTTTAGGTTCATCTGTTCATAACATTGAAATGCGTCCAGGGGGCGGAGGCAAGTTAGTTCGTTCTGCAGGGTTGTCTGCGCAGGTTTTGGCAAAAAGTAATGGCTATGTGACTTTGAAAATGCCCTCAGGGGAGTTCCGAATGCTTCATGAGGGGTGTCGGGCCACTTTGGGAGAGGTTTCCAATGCTGATCATAATTTAAGGAATGATGGAAAGGCGGGAAGGCGTCGCTGGCAAGGGGTGCGGCCTACGGTTCGAGGAACGGCCATGAACCCGGTTGATCATCCTCACGGAGGGGGTGAAGGGCGACATAATGGCTACATTCCGCGTACTCCTTGGGGTAAGGTGACTAAAGGATTAAAAACTCGAGCCAAGCGTAAGAGCAATAAGTGGATTGTAAAAGACCGTAGGAAATAG
- the rplX gene encoding 50S ribosomal protein L24, producing the protein MGKKTIRKGDVVQVISGNAKGSVGKVLAFSGDRVTVEGVNVRVKNIRKSQDNPKGKRISIEAPVHISNIRLSIDGNPAKLSVRYGENGQKELWQRSPDGSEALYRVVRERKLK; encoded by the coding sequence ATGGGTAAAAAGACAATTCGAAAGGGTGATGTAGTTCAGGTCATTTCTGGAAATGCAAAAGGTAGTGTGGGGAAGGTTCTTGCTTTTTCAGGTGATAGAGTTACTGTAGAAGGAGTTAATGTTCGCGTAAAGAACATTAGGAAAAGTCAAGACAATCCGAAGGGGAAGCGTATTTCAATAGAGGCTCCGGTTCATATTTCAAATATTCGATTATCTATAGACGGAAATCCTGCCAAATTGTCTGTTAGATATGGAGAGAATGGACAAAAAGAGCTTTGGCAAAGAAGTCCGGATGGATCGGAAGCTCTATATCGTGTTGTTAGGGAGAGAAAGCTAAAATGA
- the rpsQ gene encoding 30S ribosomal protein S17, with protein sequence MAETQSRGRRKVKVGVVVSSKMMNTVVVRVERMYSHPQYSKVVRDSKRYYAHVEGEEGVKEGDTVRIIETRPLSKLKRWRVVEVVK encoded by the coding sequence ATGGCTGAGACTCAATCTCGAGGCAGAAGGAAAGTTAAGGTTGGTGTTGTTGTATCTTCCAAGATGATGAACACTGTTGTGGTGAGGGTGGAAAGAATGTACTCCCATCCCCAGTATTCTAAGGTTGTGAGAGATTCTAAGAGGTACTACGCCCACGTAGAAGGTGAAGAAGGTGTAAAAGAAGGGGATACGGTTCGCATTATTGAGACTAGACCTCTCTCTAAATTAAAGAGATGGCGGGTAGTTGAGGTTGTGAAATAA
- the rplN gene encoding 50S ribosomal protein L14 — protein sequence MIQQETQLKVADNTGAKRVKCFKVLGGSKKRYATVGDVIVCSVRDTEPDSSVKKGDVVKAVIVRTRCDISRKDGSNLRFDSNSCVIIDDKGNPKGTRIFGPVAREIRDKGFIKISSLAPEVI from the coding sequence ATGATTCAACAAGAAACACAATTAAAAGTCGCTGATAATACTGGGGCAAAGAGAGTGAAGTGCTTTAAGGTCTTAGGCGGGTCAAAAAAGCGTTATGCCACCGTAGGCGATGTAATAGTCTGTTCTGTTCGAGATACAGAGCCAGATAGTTCTGTTAAGAAAGGGGACGTTGTCAAAGCAGTAATTGTTCGTACCCGATGTGATATTTCTAGAAAAGATGGATCGAATCTTCGGTTTGATTCCAACAGTTGTGTCATTATTGATGATAAAGGGAATCCAAAAGGCACTCGTATTTTTGGGCCAGTAGCTCGGGAGATTCGAGATAAAGGTTTTATAAAGATTAGTTCTTTGGCTCCTGAGGTTATTTAA
- the rplD gene encoding 50S ribosomal protein L4, translating to MVMLSKYNFSGEKVGEVELSDLFFSEKGVNRQVIKDYLVALRANKRQWSACTKGRSEVSHSTKKPFKQKGTGNARQGCLAAPQFRGGGVVFGPKPKFDQHIRINKKERRSALRYLLGQKIQAGAFFVVEDGVFSSLASPKTKMVVGFLRGCQIEERGVLFVDSKKHAQTNESFRKSVRNLVACKGFAYNENLNGYDVVSSRGIVISESAFHESVERLLQGVSEE from the coding sequence ATGGTGATGTTGTCGAAATATAATTTCTCTGGAGAAAAGGTTGGAGAGGTAGAGCTGAGCGACCTCTTCTTTTCTGAGAAGGGGGTTAACCGTCAGGTTATAAAAGATTATTTGGTGGCTTTGCGGGCAAATAAGCGGCAGTGGTCTGCCTGTACAAAGGGGCGATCAGAGGTGAGTCACTCCACTAAGAAGCCTTTCAAGCAAAAAGGAACTGGGAATGCGCGGCAGGGTTGTTTGGCTGCTCCTCAGTTTCGTGGTGGTGGGGTTGTTTTTGGTCCCAAGCCAAAGTTTGATCAGCATATCCGCATAAACAAGAAAGAGCGTCGTTCGGCTCTGAGATATTTGTTGGGGCAAAAAATTCAGGCTGGAGCGTTCTTTGTTGTGGAGGATGGAGTCTTTTCTTCTTTAGCGAGTCCGAAGACTAAGATGGTTGTAGGCTTTTTAAGGGGATGTCAGATTGAAGAGCGAGGGGTTCTTTTTGTTGATTCCAAGAAGCACGCGCAAACAAATGAAAGTTTCAGAAAAAGTGTTCGAAATTTAGTGGCTTGTAAGGGTTTTGCTTACAACGAAAATCTAAATGGGTATGATGTAGTGTCTTCCAGGGGGATTGTGATCTCTGAAAGCGCGTTTCATGAGTCTGTAGAGCGGTTGCTCCAGGGCGTTTCCGAAGAGTAG
- the rplW gene encoding 50S ribosomal protein L23 gives MSSPYDVIKGFYVTEKAKVLEGLSFGDGSGRKSGSYCANPKFVFLVAKDATKPSIAKALEQIYIEKKAKVLKVNTICVKPKAKRVFRSRKKGKSAGFKKAVVTFQAGFSVA, from the coding sequence GTGTCTAGTCCTTATGATGTGATTAAAGGGTTCTATGTAACAGAGAAAGCAAAGGTCTTAGAAGGCCTAAGCTTTGGTGATGGGTCTGGAAGAAAGTCTGGAAGTTATTGTGCTAATCCGAAGTTTGTGTTTTTGGTGGCAAAGGATGCGACAAAGCCTAGCATTGCTAAAGCGTTAGAGCAGATTTATATAGAGAAGAAGGCTAAAGTGTTAAAGGTGAATACGATTTGCGTTAAGCCTAAGGCTAAGAGGGTGTTTCGTAGTCGAAAGAAGGGAAAATCTGCTGGTTTTAAAAAAGCTGTAGTTACCTTTCAGGCTGGTTTTTCTGTTGCTTAG